One part of the Verrucomicrobiota bacterium genome encodes these proteins:
- the rpsH gene encoding 30S ribosomal protein S8, whose protein sequence is MITDPISDMLTCIRNANAARKIKVTMPHSKMKGEIARILKSEGYIQDFEVARKEKKATLSIELKVQGERPLKSLKKVSTPGLRSYVSSSEIPRVIGGLGICILSTSKGIMTGREAKKQNVGGELIAFVY, encoded by the coding sequence ATGATAACAGATCCAATTTCAGACATGTTGACATGTATTCGCAATGCGAATGCTGCCCGTAAAATCAAAGTGACTATGCCTCACTCAAAGATGAAAGGCGAAATCGCCCGCATCCTTAAAAGCGAAGGATATATTCAAGATTTTGAAGTCGCGAGAAAAGAGAAAAAGGCAACACTTTCTATAGAACTCAAGGTTCAAGGTGAGCGCCCCTTAAAGAGTCTGAAGAAGGTGAGTACCCCAGGACTCCGCTCATACGTCTCTTCATCGGAAATTCCGAGAGTAATCGGTGGACTTGGAATTTGTATCCTTTCAACTTCTAAAGGAATTATGACAGGCCGTGAGGCTAAGAAACAAAATGTAGGCGGTGAATTAATCGCTTTTGTGTACTAA
- a CDS encoding type Z 30S ribosomal protein S14, with amino-acid sequence MAKTSQIERWKRKPKFSARAYNRCRITGRRRAYMRKFGLSRITFREMALRGEIPGVIKASW; translated from the coding sequence ATGGCAAAGACATCGCAAATTGAACGTTGGAAAAGGAAACCGAAATTTTCGGCACGGGCATATAACCGTTGTCGTATTACTGGCCGCCGCCGTGCTTACATGCGCAAGTTCGGTCTTAGCCGTATAACATTCCGCGAAATGGCGCTCCGTGGTGAAATTCCTGGAGTGATTAAAGCCTCTTGGTAA
- the rplE gene encoding 50S ribosomal protein L5: MNSVTYQDYVKVARAELKKKFGYKNDMQIPKIEKVVVNMCVASSPDVKQALDDAEKDLVLITGQKPSRTKSKTSIANFKLRKGQEIGLKVTLRNVRMYEFLDRFIKMSVPRIRDFRGLPARAFDGRGNYTVGVSDHTIFPEIELDKVKRNLGMDVTFVTTAKTNDEAKELLNLIGIPFSDRVKKDPVKKDGE, encoded by the coding sequence ATGAATAGTGTTACCTATCAAGATTATGTCAAAGTTGCCCGGGCTGAACTTAAAAAGAAGTTCGGATACAAAAATGACATGCAAATCCCTAAGATCGAAAAAGTGGTTGTGAATATGTGTGTGGCATCCTCACCAGATGTAAAGCAGGCTCTGGATGATGCAGAGAAGGATCTTGTATTGATTACTGGGCAAAAACCATCCCGCACAAAGTCCAAAACAAGTATTGCAAATTTTAAACTACGCAAAGGCCAGGAGATTGGCCTGAAGGTAACCCTTCGTAATGTGCGTATGTATGAATTCCTCGATAGATTCATTAAAATGTCCGTACCTCGTATCCGAGATTTTCGTGGTCTTCCCGCCCGTGCATTTGATGGTCGTGGAAATTATACTGTCGGTGTCAGTGACCATACTATATTTCCTGAGATCGAACTCGATAAGGTGAAGCGGAATCTCGGTATGGATGTAACATTTGTTACGACGGCAAAAACCAATGATGAGGCTAAAGAGCTTTTGAATTTGATTGGTATTCCTTTCTCGGATCGTGTAAAAAAAGATCCAGTTAAAAAGGATGGGGAATAA
- the rpsQ gene encoding 30S ribosomal protein S17: MSTTSTLPEVTKGIRKERVGVVVSDKMSKTIVVRVERRVPHPQFRKIVRISNKFYAHDESGQAKPGDRVLIRETKPLSRLKRWELVEVLKH; encoded by the coding sequence ATGAGCACGACGAGTACATTACCTGAAGTGACTAAAGGCATACGCAAAGAACGTGTCGGGGTGGTAGTCTCTGACAAAATGAGCAAAACGATTGTTGTCAGGGTTGAACGCCGCGTACCACATCCCCAGTTCCGTAAAATTGTGCGTATTAGTAATAAATTTTACGCACACGATGAGAGTGGCCAGGCAAAACCCGGCGACCGTGTATTGATTAGGGAGACTAAACCGCTTAGCCGTCTGAAAAGATGGGAGCTTGTTGAAGTCCTGAAACACTAA
- the rplR gene encoding 50S ribosomal protein L18: protein MGKQNTPKKTWTARERIHTRIRRKVTGTTERPRLAVNFSNKNIVAQIIDDHEGVTVASASTLEKTTKQKNKSQANIQMAESIGRLAAERAIAKNVKAVVFDRGGFKYHGKVKALADAARAAGLQF from the coding sequence ATGGGTAAACAAAACACACCTAAGAAAACGTGGACAGCACGTGAGCGTATTCATACACGTATCCGCCGTAAAGTGACCGGGACTACCGAACGTCCACGGTTAGCTGTGAATTTCTCCAACAAGAATATAGTCGCTCAGATCATTGATGATCATGAAGGCGTGACGGTTGCTTCTGCTTCAACACTGGAAAAGACTACAAAACAAAAGAATAAATCACAGGCTAATATCCAAATGGCTGAATCAATTGGCCGTTTGGCTGCTGAAAGAGCCATTGCGAAGAATGTCAAGGCCGTTGTTTTTGACCGCGGCGGATTCAAATATCATGGTAAAGTCAAGGCATTGGCGGACGCTGCCCGAGCAGCAGGACTTCAATTCTAG
- the rplN gene encoding 50S ribosomal protein L14, with the protein MLQIRSRCDVADNTGARMATMIGVVGKKTHIAGIGDVIKANVKEASSDGTVKKSAVVSAVVVRTRNSIRRNDGSYVRFDSNAIVIIDKDNNPVGTRIFGPVARELRERNFMKIISLAPEVV; encoded by the coding sequence ATGTTACAAATTCGCTCCCGCTGTGATGTTGCCGATAATACCGGTGCCCGCATGGCTACAATGATTGGTGTGGTCGGAAAGAAAACACATATTGCCGGAATCGGTGATGTAATTAAGGCAAATGTCAAGGAAGCTTCCTCCGATGGAACAGTAAAAAAGAGTGCTGTTGTCAGTGCTGTAGTTGTCCGCACACGGAATTCAATCCGCCGCAATGACGGTTCATACGTTCGCTTTGACTCGAATGCAATAGTCATCATTGATAAGGATAATAATCCTGTTGGCACACGCATATTTGGCCCTGTAGCCCGCGAATTGCGTGAAAGAAACTTTATGAAAATCATCTCACTGGCGCCGGAGGTAGTTTAA
- the rpsE gene encoding 30S ribosomal protein S5: MSETIVQDKKPNSGRRSRDNNSRRDSGNRRNEDNPFIEKLVHVNRTTKVVKGGRTFSFSALVVAGDGKGKVGHGFGKAKEVGDAIKKATEAAKRAMIAIPLNKASIPHEVTSAYCGGRVILRPASPGTGVIAGGGVRAVMEAVGIRDILTKSLGSSNPNNVVKATIKALQELRSAQSIRQLRGIKSQSN; the protein is encoded by the coding sequence ATGAGCGAAACTATTGTACAAGATAAGAAACCAAATTCAGGCCGCAGGTCACGTGATAACAATTCACGCCGTGATTCCGGAAACCGTCGGAATGAAGATAATCCATTTATTGAGAAGCTCGTCCATGTTAATCGTACAACAAAAGTTGTTAAGGGTGGACGTACATTCAGCTTTAGCGCACTAGTCGTAGCCGGTGACGGTAAAGGCAAAGTAGGGCATGGTTTTGGTAAGGCCAAAGAGGTAGGGGATGCCATTAAGAAGGCTACTGAAGCCGCAAAACGTGCTATGATTGCAATTCCATTAAACAAGGCATCGATACCACATGAAGTTACTAGTGCCTATTGCGGGGGACGTGTTATCCTCCGTCCAGCTTCACCCGGTACAGGTGTTATAGCGGGTGGTGGGGTGCGTGCCGTCATGGAAGCTGTCGGTATCCGCGATATCCTGACAAAATCTTTGGGATCCAGTAATCCTAACAACGTGGTAAAAGCCACAATTAAAGCTCTCCAAGAG
- the rplF gene encoding 50S ribosomal protein L6, which produces MSRIGSKLIEIPKNVKVQVNGDHVNVEGPKGKLEYVLPRQISVLIEGTTVSLKRQVETRVVKALHGLSRSLINNMIEGVNTGFKKDLEINGVGFKAVVKGNNLDLNVGFSHPVLLPIPEGIKVQVNENTQIAIEGYDKQVVGQFAAEIRSIYPPEPYKGKGIKYKGEIIRRKAGKTVQ; this is translated from the coding sequence ATGTCCCGTATCGGCTCAAAACTAATTGAAATCCCAAAGAATGTAAAAGTCCAAGTTAACGGAGACCATGTCAATGTTGAAGGACCAAAAGGGAAGCTCGAATATGTGCTACCCCGCCAAATTTCTGTACTAATCGAAGGAACTACGGTTTCTTTGAAAAGACAGGTTGAAACACGTGTCGTTAAAGCATTACATGGACTCTCACGTAGCTTGATTAATAACATGATCGAGGGTGTGAATACCGGATTTAAAAAGGACTTAGAAATTAACGGTGTCGGATTTAAAGCAGTGGTCAAAGGCAATAACTTAGATTTAAATGTTGGATTTTCCCATCCTGTTCTTTTACCGATTCCTGAAGGAATCAAAGTACAAGTGAATGAAAACACGCAAATCGCCATTGAAGGTTACGATAAACAAGTGGTAGGACAGTTTGCTGCTGAAATCCGCTCGATTTACCCGCCAGAGCCATACAAAGGCAAGGGAATTAAATATAAAGGTGAAATCATTCGCCGCAAAGCTGGAAAAACAGTACAGTAA
- the rplX gene encoding 50S ribosomal protein L24 has product MPSRFHIKKGEIVVVISGDEKGKRGKILEILAKKDRLIVEGLNLIKKHVRKTQKDPQGGIITREGTIHISNVMLAEKYDNSSARKAKAA; this is encoded by the coding sequence ATGCCTAGTCGTTTCCATATCAAAAAAGGTGAAATCGTCGTCGTCATTAGTGGTGATGAAAAAGGCAAACGTGGTAAGATTCTTGAAATTCTTGCTAAAAAAGACCGCTTGATAGTCGAAGGATTAAACCTCATTAAAAAGCATGTGCGTAAGACTCAAAAGGATCCACAAGGGGGGATTATCACACGTGAAGGTACCATTCACATTTCCAATGTAATGTTGGCTGAAAAGTATGATAACAGTAGCGCAAGAAAGGCGAAAGCCGCCTAA